One genomic segment of Garra rufa chromosome 13, GarRuf1.0, whole genome shotgun sequence includes these proteins:
- the LOC141283434 gene encoding E3 ubiquitin-protein ligase pellino homolog 2, giving the protein MLQPNQHDHARSKDPVKYGELVILGYNGSLPGGDRGRKRSRFALYRRAKANGVKPSAVHILSNPHDSKAVNSRGQHSISFTLSRNQTVVVEYCHDNDTDMFQIGRSTESPIDFVVTDTPGGSKESEDSSSAPSTISRFACRIVCDRNPPYTARIYAAGFDSSKNIFLGEKATKWKNPDGHMDGLTTNGVLVMHPVGFPEEPKQGLWREISVCGDVYALRETRSGPIRGQLAQGESSALQDGSLVDLCGATLLWRTADGLLKAPTLRHLDALRLELNAARPQCPVGLSTLAFPSLPRSHSLEERQPWAYLSCGHVHGRHDWGQRPERHREREEGACGGTGGRRECPLCRTVGPYVPLWLGCEPAFYVDAGAPTHAFVPCGHVCSEKTARYWAETPLPHGTHAFRPTCPFCSAPLSGVPGFTRLIFQGPID; this is encoded by the exons ATGTTGCAGCCGAACCAGCACGACCATGCCCGCTCAAAAGATCCGGTGAAATACGGCGAACTGGTGATTCTCGG GTATAATGGCTCGCTGCCAGGAGGAGACCGCGGTCGCAAGAGGAGCCGCTTTGCTCTTTACAGGAGGGCCAAAGCTAACGGCGTCAAGCCGAGCGCCGTGCACATCCTCAGCAACCCTCACGACAGCAAG GCGGTTAACAGCAGGGGGCAGCACAGCATCTCCTTCACCCTCTCCAGGAACCAGACCGTGGTGGTGGAGTATTGCCATGACAACGACACCGACATGTTCCAG ATCGGCCGCTCCACTGAGAGCCCCATAGACTTCGTGGTGACGGACACACCAGGAGGATCCAAGGAGAGCGAAGACTCGTCCTCGGCGCCCAGCACCATCTCCCGCTTCGCCTGCAGGATCGTCTGCGACCGCAACCCGCCGTACACCGCCCGCATCTACGCCGCCGGCTTCGACTCCTCCAAAAACATCTTCCTTGGG GAGAAAGCGACTAAATGGAAGAATCCGGACGGTCACATGGACGGACTGACGACCAATGGCGTTCTGGTGATGCATCCGGTGGGTTTCCCAGAAGAGCCCAAGCAGGGCCTGTGGAGAGAGATCTCTGTGTGCGGAGACGTCTACGCTCTCAGAGAGACCCGATCCGGACCCATCCGCGGACAGCTG GCGCAGGGCGAGAGCAGCGCGCTGCAGGACGGCTCTCTGGTGGATCTGTGCGGGGCGACGCTGCTGTGGCGCACGGCTGACGGTCTGCTCAAAGCGCCCACCCTGCGGCACCTGGACGCCCTCCGCCTGGAGCTGAACGCGGCGCGGCCGCAGTGTCCCGTGGGCCTGAGCACGCTGGCCTTCCCCAGTCTCCCGCGCAGCCACAGCCTGGAGGAGCGCCAGCCCTGGGCCTACCTCTCCTGCGGACACGTCCACGGCCGGCACGACTGGGGCCAGCGGCCCGAACGCCACCGCGAGCGCGAGGAAGGGGCCTGCGGCGGGACGGGCGGCCGGCGGGAGTGTCCGCTCTGCCGGACCGTGGGGCCGTACGTCCCGCTGTGGCTGGGCTGCGAACCGGCCTTCTACGTGGACGCGGGCGCCCCGACTCACGCCTTCGTTCCCTGCGGCCACGTGTGCTCCGAGAAGACGGCCAGATACTGGGCTGAGACGCCGCTGCCTCACGGGACACACGCCTTCAGACCCACGTGCCCCTTCTGCTCGGCTCCGCTGTCCGGCGTCCCCGGCTTCACGCGCCTCATCTTCCAGGGTCCCATCGATTGA